The Chryseolinea soli genome contains a region encoding:
- a CDS encoding DHCW motif cupin fold protein produces the protein MNPILFHTTQWDAVPTTEHRGESGVALWRTLQFGTFRVRLVEYSKNYKADHWCKTGHILFCLEGEMESELSDGRTFRLSAGMSYQVSDNVSLHRSSSREGVKLFIVDGSFLDYQQTRNPWRM, from the coding sequence ATGAATCCGATATTATTTCATACCACACAGTGGGACGCCGTGCCCACAACCGAACACCGTGGCGAGTCGGGCGTGGCCTTGTGGCGGACGTTGCAATTTGGAACGTTTCGCGTGCGACTGGTGGAGTATTCTAAAAACTACAAAGCCGACCATTGGTGCAAGACAGGACACATCCTGTTTTGCCTGGAAGGCGAAATGGAATCCGAGCTTTCGGATGGACGCACGTTCCGGTTGTCGGCCGGCATGAGCTATCAGGTGTCCGACAACGTGAGCCTGCACCGGTCTTCGTCGCGCGAAGGCGTGAAGTTGTTTATTGTAGACGGAAGTTTTTTGGACTATCAACAAACACGCAACCCATGGAGAATGTAA
- a CDS encoding OsmC family protein gives MTTHHYKTTLHWTGNKGTGTSEYKAYERSHLLAVAGKPEIPASSDPKFRGDKTRYNPEELLVASLSSCHMLWYLHLCAVNGVVVMEYTDNAAGTMTENENGSGQFIEVTLRPTVTVKEKSMIDKANALHEEAHSMCFIARSVNFPVHHIPQALVVENTIA, from the coding sequence ATGACCACCCACCACTACAAAACAACCCTTCACTGGACGGGCAACAAAGGCACGGGCACCTCCGAGTACAAGGCCTATGAGCGCAGCCACCTCCTGGCCGTCGCGGGCAAACCGGAGATTCCCGCATCGTCGGACCCGAAGTTCAGAGGCGACAAGACGCGCTATAACCCGGAGGAATTGTTGGTGGCTTCGTTGTCGAGCTGTCATATGCTGTGGTACTTGCATTTGTGTGCTGTGAATGGTGTGGTGGTGATGGAATATACCGATAACGCGGCGGGCACCATGACGGAAAATGAAAATGGCAGTGGACAATTCATAGAAGTAACGCTGCGGCCCACGGTGACCGTAAAGGAAAAATCCATGATCGACAAAGCCAACGCGCTGCATGAAGAAGCCCACAGTATGTGCTTTATTGCGCGCTCGGTAAACTTCCCGGTGCATCATATCCCCCAGGCACTGGTGGTGGAAAACACGATCGCCTGA
- a CDS encoding DinB family protein, which translates to MKKSEWLTRTFPFGLAGGLLPFQLDRLEGTVARMEMKTKGLPDEILSNKLDMKWSVKENIAHLGEVDEVALKRIDEIVNQLPVMSPAVFGLKQDYNAWPVQKVIDFFYERRKMNIARYRLLADDELSRTSVHPRLKVTMTPVDLAFFDAEHDDHHLVRISEIISTLKK; encoded by the coding sequence ATGAAAAAATCAGAATGGCTCACGCGCACATTTCCCTTTGGCCTGGCCGGGGGACTGCTTCCTTTTCAACTCGACCGGCTGGAAGGTACCGTGGCGCGGATGGAAATGAAAACGAAAGGCCTCCCGGATGAGATCCTTTCCAACAAACTGGACATGAAGTGGTCGGTGAAGGAAAACATCGCGCACCTGGGCGAGGTAGATGAAGTAGCATTGAAACGCATCGATGAAATTGTGAATCAACTGCCCGTGATGTCGCCGGCCGTATTTGGATTGAAGCAGGATTATAATGCATGGCCGGTGCAAAAGGTCATCGATTTTTTTTACGAACGCCGGAAAATGAATATCGCGCGCTACCGGTTGCTGGCAGATGATGAACTGAGTAGAACCTCCGTTCATCCCCGGCTCAAAGTGACCATGACCCCCGTGGACCTGGCCTTCTTCGATGCCGAACACGACGACCATCACCTGGTGCGCATCTCTGAAATTATTTCTACCCTAAAAAAATAG
- a CDS encoding zinc-binding dehydrogenase, which produces MRAVFFKGKDHPLVVQNIKKFRPVKDQVLVRLKYAALNHLDIWVWREKDGLPPDGNILGSDGSGVIEEVGEDVDPLFIGMEVIINPSLEWGTNPIVQGNSFKILGYPDNGTFSDYIVISKKYIFERPEHLTMAESAAVPLAALTAYRALFSKARLRSKEKVLITGIGGGAALWLLQFAVAYQGRVYVTSSSEEKLAKAKALGALGGFNYKDPDWAEKALKESGGGFDIIIDGAGGDQFSKYITLALPGGRIVNYGRTGGNISEIATRQLYWKQISIHGTTMGTRDEFLSMLDFLESRGMKPIIDKTFPLEQTEEAMRYMEAGHQFGKIVLKIEK; this is translated from the coding sequence ATGAGAGCAGTTTTCTTCAAAGGCAAAGACCACCCGCTGGTGGTGCAGAACATCAAAAAATTCCGACCTGTAAAAGACCAGGTGCTGGTACGATTAAAATACGCTGCGCTAAATCACCTCGACATTTGGGTGTGGCGTGAGAAAGACGGCTTGCCACCGGATGGAAACATTCTGGGTTCCGATGGCAGCGGCGTGATCGAAGAAGTGGGAGAGGATGTAGATCCCTTGTTCATTGGCATGGAGGTAATCATCAACCCCAGCCTGGAGTGGGGAACCAATCCCATCGTGCAGGGAAATTCATTTAAGATCCTGGGCTATCCCGACAACGGCACGTTTAGCGACTACATCGTCATCTCAAAAAAATACATCTTCGAAAGACCCGAGCATCTCACGATGGCCGAGTCGGCGGCGGTGCCATTGGCGGCGCTCACGGCCTATCGCGCTTTATTTTCGAAGGCCCGGTTGCGCAGCAAAGAGAAAGTGTTGATCACCGGTATCGGCGGAGGCGCTGCACTTTGGTTGCTGCAATTTGCCGTGGCTTACCAAGGGCGTGTGTACGTGACCTCCAGCTCGGAAGAAAAGCTGGCAAAAGCAAAAGCGCTGGGCGCATTGGGAGGTTTTAACTACAAAGACCCGGACTGGGCAGAGAAAGCATTGAAAGAAAGCGGTGGTGGATTTGACATCATCATCGATGGCGCCGGTGGCGATCAATTTTCAAAATACATCACGCTGGCCTTGCCCGGTGGCCGCATCGTGAACTACGGCCGCACCGGCGGCAACATCTCGGAGATTGCCACGCGACAACTTTACTGGAAACAAATTTCCATTCACGGCACCACCATGGGCACCCGCGACGAATTTCTTTCCATGCTCGACTTTCTCGAAAGCCGCGGCATGAAACCGATCATCGACAAAACCTTCCCCTTGGAGCAAACCGAAGAAGCGATGCGCTACATGGAAGCGGGCCATCAGTTTGGGAAGATCGTGTTGAAGATTGAAAAGTAA
- a CDS encoding EamA family transporter — translation MKKDLLAYIALGAICIIWGTTYLALRVAVVHFPAFLFVVLRQISAGLLLGGFMLFVMKESWPSLEQLKRQAVAGFFMISLGNGLVAWAEVLIPSGVAAILCSLMPVMVILINLTINREEKPTVPIILGVLVGLVGIVMIFGEHVQEFSRLEYQIGIFAIFVAVVSWAGGAVWLKKRGTVGNLFLNAALQMLFGGLWLVPASLLFDDLSTISWSTEAVYSLIYLIIFGSIVAYACFSYALRNLPMTIVSLYAYVNPVVAVLLGWLFLDEKLNVKIGMAILITVAGIYIVNKGYQLRDLWKAQFTR, via the coding sequence TTGAAAAAAGATCTACTGGCTTACATCGCACTGGGTGCTATCTGCATCATCTGGGGAACGACCTACCTGGCGTTGCGCGTGGCGGTTGTTCATTTTCCGGCCTTCCTGTTTGTAGTGCTGCGCCAGATCTCGGCCGGCCTCCTGCTGGGAGGATTTATGCTTTTTGTGATGAAGGAAAGCTGGCCGTCGCTCGAACAGTTGAAGCGCCAGGCCGTGGCCGGATTCTTCATGATCTCGCTGGGCAACGGCTTGGTGGCGTGGGCAGAAGTGCTCATCCCCAGCGGTGTGGCGGCAATTCTCTGCTCGCTCATGCCCGTGATGGTGATCCTGATCAACCTTACTATTAACCGCGAAGAGAAACCAACGGTGCCGATCATTCTGGGCGTGCTCGTAGGCCTGGTGGGCATTGTCATGATCTTTGGAGAACATGTGCAAGAGTTCTCGCGACTTGAATACCAGATCGGCATCTTTGCCATCTTCGTGGCCGTGGTGAGTTGGGCCGGTGGCGCCGTGTGGCTGAAGAAGCGCGGCACCGTGGGCAACCTCTTTCTCAACGCTGCCCTGCAGATGCTCTTTGGTGGTCTGTGGCTCGTGCCTGCTTCACTTTTGTTTGACGATCTGAGCACGATATCGTGGTCGACCGAGGCGGTGTATTCGCTCATCTATCTGATCATTTTCGGATCGATCGTGGCCTATGCCTGTTTCTCCTACGCCCTGCGCAACCTGCCCATGACCATCGTGTCGCTCTATGCGTATGTCAACCCCGTGGTGGCGGTGTTGCTCGGCTGGTTGTTTTTGGATGAGAAGTTGAACGTCAAGATCGGTATGGCCATTCTGATCACGGTGGCAGGCATCTACATCGTGAACAAGGGGTACCAGCTTCGCGATCTTTGGAAAGCCCAATTCACCCGCTAA
- a CDS encoding WD40/YVTN/BNR-like repeat-containing protein, translating into MTSPAVTFLTGYSSRRGALGLLTFPDMMDARAPFCRLFSYAGGQWGSLDLKFQCKSITVKSDPARNYRAWWVLGKNGQVAEIAGGAPNIDQIPGAGLEVSKPYGYVEAIKNIGGELYVCGYGRQVYKQTATGWTSIADDILTRDTGTGFFDIDGTDQQHVYAVGWKGEIYLHDGKTWHRDDGHTTAHLGAVRCLGPDNVWICGNDGVVLHGRFNHWERLSDPAFVDNWYSIEEFNGQIYLAGNNVLARIVNGSIQRVDPGLGKPFTVHRLHAKDGMLWAIGSANILTFDGKTWSEVIHPDNV; encoded by the coding sequence ATGACATCACCCGCAGTCACTTTCCTCACCGGCTACTCATCGCGCCGGGGCGCGCTGGGCTTGCTCACCTTCCCCGACATGATGGATGCCAGGGCGCCTTTCTGTCGGCTGTTCAGCTACGCCGGCGGTCAATGGGGCAGCCTGGACTTGAAGTTTCAGTGCAAGTCGATCACCGTCAAGAGCGACCCTGCGCGCAACTACCGTGCATGGTGGGTGCTCGGCAAAAACGGCCAGGTTGCCGAGATCGCCGGCGGTGCGCCGAACATCGACCAGATCCCGGGCGCAGGGCTCGAGGTCAGCAAACCCTACGGTTATGTCGAGGCAATCAAGAACATCGGCGGCGAGTTGTACGTCTGCGGCTATGGACGACAGGTCTACAAGCAGACGGCGACAGGTTGGACCTCGATCGCGGATGATATCCTGACGCGCGACACGGGCACCGGGTTCTTCGACATCGATGGCACCGACCAGCAGCACGTTTACGCCGTCGGCTGGAAAGGGGAGATCTATCTGCACGATGGCAAGACCTGGCACCGGGACGACGGACATACAACGGCACACCTAGGCGCTGTTCGCTGCCTCGGGCCCGACAACGTTTGGATCTGCGGCAACGACGGCGTCGTGCTACACGGGCGATTCAACCACTGGGAGCGCTTGAGCGACCCCGCCTTTGTCGACAACTGGTACAGTATTGAGGAGTTCAATGGCCAGATCTATCTGGCCGGCAACAATGTGCTGGCGCGCATCGTGAACGGCTCGATCCAGCGCGTCGACCCCGGCCTGGGCAAGCCCTTCACCGTGCACCGGCTGCATGCGAAGGACGGCATGCTGTGGGCCATCGGCTCCGCCAACATCCTGACCTTCGACGGCAAGACCTGGTCCGAAGTGATTCACCCAGACAACGTGTGA
- a CDS encoding branched-chain amino acid aminotransferase, whose translation MTTTSIPAIATKRIAKSRISEVDFNNLEFGKYISDHMLMVDYVNGKWQEPSILPFGDIMMSPAMLSLHYGQSVFEGMKAFRNKNGDICIFRPQKHSERLNKSLARMCMPEIPEELFIQSLHAIVETDESWIPTSEGASLYIRPVVFAYEPRLGVKIADHFKFFVLTSPAGAYFSKPTRLKVEETFVRAAEGGTGFAKCAGNYGGAFYPTQVARQEGFDQVLWTDAKEHKYIDEAGVMNVMFVIDGKVITPKLTTALLDGVTRDTIIKLAPSLGMTVEERRVSVAEIEEAFKKGTLTEAFGAGTAAVVSPIAAINIHGVDYTVPTVTSNSFQQRAKEKLNNIRLGFEPDVHGWNYIIPAAR comes from the coding sequence ATGACCACGACATCCATCCCAGCCATTGCCACGAAGCGCATTGCCAAATCGAGAATCAGTGAAGTTGATTTTAACAACCTGGAGTTCGGGAAATACATTTCCGATCACATGCTCATGGTTGACTATGTGAACGGCAAATGGCAGGAGCCTTCGATTCTACCTTTCGGTGATATTATGATGTCACCGGCCATGCTTTCCCTGCACTATGGCCAGTCCGTCTTTGAAGGCATGAAAGCCTTCCGCAATAAAAACGGCGACATCTGTATTTTCCGTCCGCAAAAACACAGCGAGCGTCTCAATAAGTCCCTGGCACGCATGTGCATGCCCGAGATCCCGGAAGAACTGTTCATCCAAAGCCTGCACGCCATCGTGGAAACCGACGAAAGTTGGATCCCTACCAGCGAAGGCGCGTCGCTCTACATCCGCCCCGTGGTGTTCGCCTACGAGCCGCGGCTCGGTGTGAAGATCGCCGACCATTTCAAATTTTTTGTATTGACCAGCCCCGCCGGTGCTTACTTCAGCAAACCCACACGGTTGAAAGTGGAAGAAACTTTTGTGCGCGCCGCAGAAGGTGGAACCGGCTTTGCAAAATGCGCCGGCAACTATGGCGGCGCCTTCTATCCCACGCAAGTGGCCCGCCAGGAAGGTTTTGACCAGGTATTGTGGACCGACGCAAAAGAACATAAATACATCGACGAAGCCGGCGTGATGAACGTGATGTTCGTGATCGACGGAAAAGTGATCACCCCCAAGCTCACCACGGCCTTGCTGGACGGTGTGACGCGCGACACCATCATCAAGCTCGCGCCGTCGCTGGGCATGACGGTGGAAGAACGCCGCGTGAGTGTAGCCGAGATCGAAGAAGCCTTCAAGAAGGGCACGCTCACGGAAGCCTTTGGAGCGGGTACCGCAGCCGTTGTGTCGCCCATTGCGGCCATCAACATTCACGGTGTCGACTACACGGTACCTACGGTAACGTCCAACTCGTTCCAGCAACGCGCCAAGGAAAAACTAAACAACATTCGCCTGGGTTTTGAGCCGGATGTGCACGGCTGGAACTACATCATCCCCGCGGCGCGATAA
- a CDS encoding pyridoxal phosphate-dependent decarboxylase family protein, producing the protein MHPLLKKDRENLQELLSQTQKVAGEYFRQQDTLAPGRFVANIAMETLPEKGIGAMATLDHFAKNFAGQIANSAGPRYFGFVTGGSTPASVAGDWLVSAYDQNACGSNDSIAPQLERQTIHFFKQLFGLDEVYFGSFVTGATISNFTNLALARQWVGLQQGKDFSHDGLTGAEPVTVLSGTPHASIFKSLSMLGVGRKSVIRIATLPEREAVDIAALEKQLIQQAGPVIVVANAGTVNTVDFDDLVAVAKLKKKYNFWLHVDAAFGGFAACSEKYAHLLEGINAADSITIDAHKWLNVPYDAAMQFTRHKGLQLSVFQNSAAYLGDPEQSPDFFHYTPENSRRFRALPSWFSLMAYGKEGYREIVERNCAAAHHFGELLKASEDFVLLAPVRMNVVCFTLKQDDLSAETIRKFLEAVRDDGRVFFTPTQLHGTWAIRAAVSNWLTELADMDLAFEVLEKVSEKLKKAQPA; encoded by the coding sequence ATGCACCCTTTACTAAAAAAAGACCGCGAGAACCTGCAGGAACTACTCAGCCAAACTCAAAAGGTGGCGGGAGAATATTTCCGTCAACAAGACACGCTGGCACCGGGAAGATTCGTTGCCAACATCGCGATGGAAACCCTTCCGGAAAAAGGTATCGGTGCCATGGCGACATTGGATCATTTCGCGAAAAACTTTGCCGGTCAGATCGCGAACAGCGCCGGGCCGCGATACTTTGGTTTTGTGACCGGCGGCTCCACACCCGCCTCCGTGGCCGGCGATTGGCTGGTGAGCGCCTACGACCAGAACGCCTGCGGCAGCAACGATTCCATCGCCCCGCAGTTGGAGCGCCAGACCATCCATTTTTTCAAGCAACTGTTTGGTCTTGACGAAGTCTATTTCGGTTCGTTCGTGACGGGCGCCACGATCTCGAACTTCACGAACCTGGCACTCGCCCGGCAATGGGTAGGACTACAACAAGGCAAAGATTTTAGCCATGACGGTCTGACCGGCGCCGAACCGGTGACGGTGCTCAGCGGAACGCCACACGCCAGTATATTTAAATCCTTGTCGATGCTTGGTGTGGGAAGAAAGTCGGTGATACGCATCGCCACCCTTCCCGAGCGCGAAGCCGTAGACATCGCCGCCCTGGAAAAACAATTGATCCAGCAGGCCGGCCCCGTCATTGTGGTGGCCAATGCCGGCACGGTGAACACGGTGGACTTTGATGATCTCGTCGCGGTGGCCAAGCTGAAAAAGAAATACAACTTCTGGTTGCATGTTGACGCTGCCTTTGGTGGATTTGCGGCATGCTCGGAAAAGTACGCGCATCTGTTAGAGGGCATCAACGCCGCCGACAGCATTACCATCGATGCACACAAATGGCTGAACGTGCCCTACGATGCGGCGATGCAATTTACGCGGCACAAAGGTTTACAGCTTAGCGTTTTTCAAAACAGCGCCGCCTACCTGGGCGATCCCGAGCAAAGCCCGGATTTTTTTCATTACACGCCCGAAAATTCGCGCCGCTTCCGCGCGTTACCATCGTGGTTCTCGTTGATGGCCTATGGCAAAGAAGGCTACCGCGAAATCGTGGAGCGGAACTGCGCGGCGGCCCATCATTTTGGAGAGCTTTTGAAAGCTTCGGAAGATTTTGTGTTGCTGGCGCCGGTGCGCATGAACGTGGTTTGTTTCACCCTGAAGCAAGACGACCTCTCAGCCGAAACCATCCGCAAATTCCTGGAGGCCGTGCGCGATGATGGACGCGTGTTCTTCACGCCCACCCAGTTGCACGGGACCTGGGCGATCAGAGCGGCAGTCTCCAATTGGCTGACGGAATTGGCCGACATGGACCTGGCTTTTGAGGTGCTGGAAAAAGTGTCGGAAAAGCTAAAAAAAGCCCAACCGGCATAA
- a CDS encoding GNAT family N-acetyltransferase, with product MEKIMNAAVTIRNAHLGDATLLAELGWKTFYETFAPTNNEADVKQYVDKNFTTEQLRQELEDPHAIFLIAHAGDTVAGYAKLRTQLNPDAPPDTVSIELERIYSDRDFLGKSVGKTLMQACIDLAKEKGYDTLWLGVWEFNPRAIAFYEKWGFEKFSAHPFLLGTDLQTDLLYKKKLT from the coding sequence ATGGAAAAAATCATGAACGCTGCCGTCACGATCCGAAACGCCCATCTGGGCGATGCCACCCTTTTAGCAGAACTGGGATGGAAGACCTTCTACGAAACGTTTGCACCCACGAACAACGAAGCCGACGTGAAGCAGTATGTCGACAAAAATTTTACGACCGAACAACTCAGACAGGAACTTGAAGATCCTCATGCTATCTTTCTGATCGCTCACGCCGGCGATACGGTGGCCGGCTATGCGAAGCTGCGGACACAACTCAACCCCGACGCACCCCCCGACACGGTGAGCATCGAACTGGAGCGCATCTACTCCGATCGCGACTTCCTCGGAAAGAGTGTGGGCAAAACCCTGATGCAAGCCTGCATCGATCTGGCAAAAGAAAAAGGCTACGATACCCTCTGGCTGGGTGTGTGGGAATTCAACCCGCGCGCGATTGCTTTTTATGAAAAATGGGGTTTTGAAAAATTCAGCGCGCATCCGTTTTTACTGGGAACCGATTTGCAAACCGATCTACTCTACAAAAAGAAACTAACCTGA
- a CDS encoding GNAT family N-acetyltransferase, giving the protein MENVTLAIETYRPEHQPAFEALNREWIEKYFWMEPIDEAVLQHPDLHILGKGGEILMAVYEGQVVGTAALKFVESGVYEFTKMAVDTNHRGLGLGRALAEAARERARSLGARKIILYSNTILTAAIELYRKLGFEEIPVDGPYKRSNIKMQLLLTEES; this is encoded by the coding sequence ATGGAGAATGTAACGCTTGCCATCGAAACCTACCGGCCGGAACACCAGCCCGCTTTTGAAGCGCTGAACCGCGAATGGATCGAAAAATATTTTTGGATGGAGCCCATCGACGAAGCCGTGTTGCAACATCCCGACCTGCACATCCTGGGCAAGGGAGGCGAGATCCTCATGGCGGTATACGAAGGCCAGGTGGTGGGAACAGCGGCGTTGAAATTTGTCGAGTCCGGAGTGTATGAGTTTACGAAAATGGCGGTGGACACCAACCACAGGGGTTTGGGTTTGGGCAGAGCGTTGGCCGAAGCGGCCCGCGAAAGGGCGCGCTCACTGGGTGCGCGAAAGATCATCTTGTATTCCAATACGATCCTCACCGCGGCGATTGAACTTTACCGGAAACTGGGTTTTGAAGAGATCCCTGTGGATGGTCCGTACAAACGAAGCAACATAAAAATGCAACTGTTGTTGACCGAAGAATCCTGA